The following are encoded together in the Oncorhynchus gorbuscha isolate QuinsamMale2020 ecotype Even-year linkage group LG03, OgorEven_v1.0, whole genome shotgun sequence genome:
- the tpk2 gene encoding thiamin pyrophosphokinase 2, which yields MTTWSEKMLQVLRRMNNFYSPGSSRTTCFRFEVGGEQVGWVPSKVASILSTFPEVFNPPQGGAITLCQNLDSYGRRSDAVDSVLQSLRREGLLTVLKGWRNEKYEVMPRFCDTPLMCMERSATSLFGVKRYGVHINGYCQGENGELRMWVGRRSMTKQTYPGKLDNLAAGGLAAGIGVKNTLIKECEEEACIPEDIAETARPVSTVSYTYEDEEGVFPESQFVFDLELPPEFKPKIGDGEVQEFYLYSMDKVKELLISDDFKPNCAMVVLDFLIRHSYIQPDTEPYYQEFVAGLHHTL from the exons ATGACTACCTGGTCGGAAAAAATGCTCCAGGTGCTTCGCCGAATGAATAACTTTTATTCGCCAG GCTCCAGTCGCACCACATGCTTTCGGTTTGAGGTGGGAGGAGAGCAAGTTGGGTGGGTGCCTTCCAAAGTGGCGTCCATTTTGAGTACATTTCCAGAGGTCTTCAATCCACCACAAGGTGGCGCTATTACTCTGTGCCAAAATCTTGACTCCTATGGGAGGAGGTCAGATGCTGTAGATTCTGTTCTTCAGTCACTTAGGAGGGAAGGCTTGTTGACTGTCTTGAAAGGATGGAGAAATGAG AAGTATGAAGTAATGCCCAGATTCTGCGACACTCCACTAATGTGTATGGAGAGATCTGCCACAA GCCTTTTTGGAGTGAAACGGTATGGAGTCCATATTAATGGGTACTGCCAGGGTGAAAATGGGGAACTCAGGATGTGGGTGGGACGACGATCCATGACCAAGCAGACCTACCCTGGAAAACTGGACAACCTG GCAGCTGGGGGACTAGCAGCAGGTATCGGTGTGAAAAACACCCTGATCAAGGAATGTGAGGAGGAGGCCTGCATCCCAGAAGACATAGCAGAGACTGCCCGCCCCGTAAGCACAGTGAG CTATACTTATGAGGATGAGGAAGGGGTGTTTCCTGAAAGCCAGTTTGTGTTCGACTTAGAGCTACCTCCTGAGTTCAAGCCTAAGATAGGGGATGGGGAGGTGCAAGAGTTCTACCTCTACTCCATGGACAAG GTGAAAGAACTACTGATCAGTGACGACTTCAAGCCCAACTGTGCCATGGTGGTCCTAGACTTCCTCATCAGACATTCCTACATACAGCCTGATACAG AGCCCTATTACCAGGAGTTTGTTGCTGGACTCCACCACACTTTGTAA
- the ndufb11 gene encoding NADH dehydrogenase [ubiquinone] 1 beta subcomplex subunit 11, mitochondrial, with amino-acid sequence MLARLSRFGPALPRFRTNLMCGTRFVSQSPPSGAAGSATVSDLQPSHAKESHGHAEVSAFEKNRDYHGFSQDPVVDEWNMRMAFFFGISMAIVVGGTFIHYLPDHGMRQWARREAERLITQREAAGLPLMEENYYDPSKIVLPGAGEE; translated from the exons ATGCTCGCCCGGTTGTCACGGTTTGGGCCTGCCTTGCCCCGTTTTCGCACCAATCTTATGTGCGGGACTCGGTTCGTATCTCAATCGCCACCCTCGGGTGCTGCTGGTTCGGCCACAGTGTCGGATTTGCAGCCTTCACATGCCAAGGAAAGTCATGGACACGCAGAGGTCAGCGCGTTCGAAAAG AATCGAGATTATCATGGGTTCTCTCAGGACCCTGTCGTTGACGAGTGGAACATGAGGATGGCCTTCTTCTTTGGCATCTCAATGGCTATTGTGGTTGGAGGTACCTTCATCCACTATTTGCCAGACCATGG TATGAGGCAGTGGGCCAGGAGGGAAGCAGAAAGGTTGATTACACAGAGGGAGGCTGCAGGCCTTCCTCTTATGGAGGAGAACTACTATGACCCAAGCAAGATTGTGCTACCAGGAGCCGGAGAAGAGTAG
- the LOC124031987 gene encoding rho-related GTP-binding protein RhoA-C-like — MAAIRKKLVIVGDGACGKTCLLIVFSKDQFPEVYVPTVFENYVTDIEVDSKQVELALWDTAGQEDYDRLRPLSYPDTDVILMCFSIDSPDSLENIPEKWTPEVKHFCPNVPIILVGNKKDLRNDEHTRRELAKMKQEPVKPEEARDMANRINAFGYLECSAKTKDGVREVFEMATRAALQAKKRGKKNACLLL, encoded by the exons ATGGCTGCGATCCGTAAGAAACTGGTGATTGTTGGTGATGGTGCTTGTGGAAAGACCTGTCTGCTCatagtcttcagtaaagaccaGTTCCCTGAGGTCTACGTACCTACAGTGTTTGAGAACTATGTCACAGATATTGAGGTGGACAGTAAGCAG GTGGAACTGGCCCTCTGGGACACAGCTGGACAGGAGGACTACGACAGACTACGGCCTCTCTCTTACCCTGACACTGACGTCATCCTCATGTGCTTTTCCATAGATAGCCCCGACAGCTTGG AGAATATCCCAGAGAAGTGGACCCCTGAAGTAAAACACTTCTGTCCAAATGTACCCATTATTCTTGTGGGTAATAAGAAGGACCTGCGGAATGACGAGCACACGCGTCGGGAGCTAGCAAAAATGAAGCAG GAACCAGTGAAGCCAGAAGAGGCCCGGGACATGGCTAACCGCATCAACGCGTTTGGCTACTTGGAGTGCTCAGCCAAGACGAAAGACGGCGTGAGGGAGGTGTTTGAGATGGCCACCAGGGCCGCGCTGCAGGCCAAGAAACGTGGAAAGAAGAATGCCTGCCTCCTGCTATAG